In one Fodinicola acaciae genomic region, the following are encoded:
- a CDS encoding sigma factor-like helix-turn-helix DNA-binding protein yields MSGATEVLEELYRDARQQLVLAAYALTGDVGEAQEAVQEAFVRALARPAKVLRADNPVAWMRTVTLNIVRGKQRRQRRFGVLVRKIPVPGLVPGLAPDRVALISAIWRLPVAQREAIALYYFADLPVEDVAVVMNAPVNSVKTWLRRGRLALAEEFDEAGDDELTGSLNGGSGE; encoded by the coding sequence TTGAGCGGGGCCACCGAGGTGTTGGAGGAGCTCTACCGGGACGCCAGACAGCAACTGGTGCTCGCCGCGTACGCCCTGACCGGTGACGTGGGTGAGGCACAGGAGGCGGTGCAGGAGGCGTTCGTACGCGCGCTGGCGCGGCCGGCGAAGGTGTTGCGGGCCGACAATCCGGTCGCCTGGATGCGGACCGTGACGCTCAACATCGTGCGCGGCAAGCAGCGACGACAGCGGCGTTTTGGCGTGTTGGTGCGAAAGATCCCGGTACCGGGTCTGGTGCCGGGGCTGGCACCGGACCGGGTCGCGCTGATCTCGGCGATCTGGCGGCTGCCGGTCGCGCAGCGCGAGGCGATCGCGCTCTACTACTTCGCCGACCTGCCGGTGGAGGACGTGGCGGTCGTGATGAACGCCCCGGTGAACTCGGTGAAGACCTGGCTGCGGCGCGGCCGGCTGGCGCTGGCCGAGGAGTTCGACGAGGCCGGCGACGACGAGCTGACCGGATCGCTCAATGGAGGCAGCGGTGAGTGA
- a CDS encoding sialidase family protein: MSDVDVFGEKVADIRGQVVDRPMSSFAQLQAKARRRRTTRRVGGVAAVAAVALAVAAVPLTLHQVGGKVASDQPVKGAIVATPVEMSQIKKVVDTAPLDTRTAYAIVQTKAGSYGLARTLDGHDWKAWVLPAAMQAAAAADFTGQHHSRVNPTGVRPGSGPAVVSRLVVKYRDSLSRDGGQTWSPITDGRRVVVDGLRDDGQPVTDWLGDPVSSVAQGWPVSTFVQHGAGQSRTEFLATLDPTTGVWHRLTASPTTRPTDSLDGIQRDPTGVLWATYRTVKDRMAGHMVLAVSHDGGRTWSRTPLTAAGRFVTSVPQSVDGRHAVVPVQYGPQPEVDQKWMQAGVMLTDDGGRTWRFQQTHGQTTPGNTAKGPALSDDALLLQDGSFISTSHGKQPAVVRSTDYGDSGQPVAGTDGAALLMRTLTGGYLLTVDPGGVLRGQNRISDDGLHWQPAPAPPAGQ, translated from the coding sequence GTGAGTGACGTGGACGTATTCGGGGAGAAGGTGGCCGACATCCGGGGACAGGTGGTCGACCGGCCGATGAGCAGTTTCGCGCAGCTGCAGGCAAAAGCGCGGCGCCGCCGTACGACACGCCGGGTCGGCGGAGTCGCGGCGGTCGCGGCCGTCGCGCTGGCGGTGGCTGCCGTACCGCTGACGCTGCACCAGGTCGGCGGCAAGGTGGCCAGCGACCAGCCGGTGAAGGGGGCGATCGTGGCCACACCGGTGGAGATGTCGCAGATCAAGAAGGTCGTCGACACCGCGCCGCTGGACACCCGGACGGCGTACGCGATCGTCCAGACCAAGGCCGGGTCGTACGGTCTGGCTCGTACGCTCGATGGCCATGACTGGAAGGCCTGGGTCCTGCCGGCCGCGATGCAGGCGGCGGCTGCCGCTGACTTCACTGGTCAACACCACAGCCGTGTGAACCCGACCGGGGTGCGTCCGGGGTCGGGGCCGGCGGTCGTCAGTCGACTGGTCGTCAAATACCGCGACTCGCTGAGCAGGGACGGCGGCCAGACCTGGTCGCCGATCACCGACGGCCGCCGCGTCGTGGTGGACGGTCTGCGAGACGACGGGCAGCCGGTGACGGACTGGCTCGGCGATCCGGTGTCGAGTGTCGCGCAGGGGTGGCCGGTCTCGACGTTCGTCCAGCACGGTGCTGGCCAGTCGCGCACCGAGTTCCTGGCCACGCTCGACCCGACGACGGGTGTCTGGCACCGGCTGACCGCGTCGCCGACGACCCGTCCGACCGACTCGCTCGACGGGATCCAGCGAGATCCGACCGGTGTCCTGTGGGCCACGTACCGGACCGTGAAGGACCGGATGGCCGGTCACATGGTGCTCGCTGTCAGCCATGACGGTGGCCGCACGTGGAGCCGGACGCCGCTCACGGCGGCCGGCCGGTTCGTGACCTCGGTGCCGCAGAGTGTCGATGGTCGTCATGCGGTCGTGCCGGTGCAGTATGGTCCGCAGCCGGAGGTCGACCAGAAGTGGATGCAGGCCGGGGTCATGCTGACCGACGACGGTGGCCGGACCTGGCGGTTCCAGCAGACGCACGGACAGACGACACCGGGCAACACCGCGAAAGGCCCGGCGCTGTCGGATGACGCGCTGCTGCTGCAGGACGGCTCGTTCATCAGCACTTCGCACGGCAAGCAGCCAGCTGTCGTCCGGTCGACCGACTACGGTGACTCCGGCCAGCCCGTTGCCGGCACCGATGGTGCGGCCCTCCTCATGCGTACGCTCACCGGCGGCTACCTTCTCACCGTCGATCCCGGCGGGGTCCTGCGAGGCCAGAACAGGATTTCCGACGACGGACTGCACTGGCAGCCGGCGCCGGCTCCACCGGCCGGCCAGTAG
- the hisD gene encoding histidinol dehydrogenase, protein MLTTTDLRGSATDPRTVLPRAAVDVGAAAERIQPILDGVRDRGLPAVLEATERFDGVRLTDVRVPKEHLHDALETLDPAVREALETSIARARLVHADQRRQDVTTQVAAGGTVTERWVAVERVGLYVPGGLAVYPSSVVMNVVPAQAAGVESLAIASPPQREHGGRVHPAILAAAALLGVEEVYAVGGAQAVAMFAYGVEGVRPVDMVTGPGNIYVTAAKRSLRGLIGIDSEAGTTEIAILADHTADPVHVAADLISQAEHDPAAASVLVTDSTELLDAVQRALPRMVAATKHTERVTQALTGPQSGAILVSDLDQGLRVVNAYAAEHLEIQTENAREVALRVGSAGAIFVGPYAPVSLGDYCAGSNHVLPTGGCARHSSGLSVQTFLRGIHIVEYDQPALAEVAGHVVALANAEDLPAHGEAVQARFGR, encoded by the coding sequence GTGCTGACGACGACCGACCTGCGTGGATCCGCGACCGATCCGCGGACCGTGCTGCCGAGAGCCGCGGTGGACGTCGGAGCCGCGGCCGAGCGCATCCAGCCGATCCTCGACGGCGTACGCGACCGCGGCCTGCCGGCCGTGCTGGAGGCGACCGAGCGGTTCGACGGTGTGCGGCTGACCGACGTACGGGTGCCGAAGGAGCATCTGCACGACGCGCTGGAGACCCTCGACCCGGCCGTACGCGAGGCGTTGGAGACCTCGATCGCGCGCGCCAGGCTGGTGCACGCCGACCAGCGCCGGCAAGACGTGACGACTCAGGTCGCGGCCGGTGGCACGGTGACCGAGCGCTGGGTCGCGGTCGAGCGGGTCGGGCTGTACGTGCCCGGCGGCCTGGCCGTCTATCCGTCGTCGGTCGTGATGAACGTGGTGCCGGCGCAGGCGGCCGGTGTCGAGTCTTTGGCGATCGCCTCGCCGCCGCAGCGCGAGCATGGCGGCCGCGTACATCCGGCGATCCTCGCCGCCGCCGCGCTGCTCGGCGTCGAGGAGGTCTACGCCGTCGGTGGCGCGCAGGCCGTCGCGATGTTCGCGTACGGCGTCGAAGGCGTGCGGCCGGTCGACATGGTGACCGGCCCGGGCAACATCTACGTGACGGCGGCCAAGCGGTCGCTGCGCGGGCTGATCGGCATCGACTCCGAGGCCGGCACGACCGAGATCGCGATCCTCGCCGACCACACCGCCGACCCGGTGCATGTCGCGGCCGACCTGATCAGCCAGGCCGAGCACGATCCGGCCGCCGCCAGCGTGCTGGTCACCGACTCGACCGAGCTGCTCGACGCGGTGCAGCGGGCGCTGCCGCGGATGGTCGCCGCGACCAAGCACACCGAGCGGGTCACCCAGGCGCTGACCGGCCCGCAGTCCGGCGCCATTCTGGTGAGCGACCTGGACCAGGGGCTGCGCGTGGTCAACGCGTACGCGGCCGAACATCTGGAAATCCAGACGGAAAACGCGCGTGAGGTGGCGTTGCGCGTAGGCAGTGCCGGCGCGATCTTCGTCGGTCCGTACGCGCCGGTCAGCCTCGGCGACTACTGCGCCGGCTCCAACCACGTGTTGCCGACCGGCGGCTGCGCGCGGCATTCGTCCGGCCTGAGCGTGCAGACCTTCCTGCGCGGCATCCACATCGTGGAATACGACCAGCCGGCGCTCGCCGAGGTGGCCGGTCACGTGGTCGCGTTGGCCAATGCCGAGGATCTGCCGGCACACGGCGAAGCGGTGCAAGCGAGGTTTGGCCGGTGA
- a CDS encoding histidinol-phosphate transaminase produces the protein MTSLEDLPLRDDLRGQQPYGAPQLDVPVRLNTNENSTPPPPEVAAAIVSAVAAEVGGVNRYPDRDAVALREELASYLAKQTGEPLVVEQLWAANGSNEILQQLLQAFGGPGRKALGFTPSYSMHERIAGTTCTPWIDGHRAADFTVDADSAVAQVKSVRPDIVFLCSPNNPTGTAIELDTIRAVLEVAPGMVVVDEAYGEFARKGTKSAVTLLPDHGRLVVTRTMSKAFAFAGGRLGYLAAAPAVVDALQLVRLPYHLSALTQAAARAALQHADELQAGVDSIRRERDRLVEELTARGWQVVPSDANFVLVGRFADGPAVWQRLLDAGVLIRDVGMPGWLRVTAGTPAECQAFLDAFDQVTGLEDRSRR, from the coding sequence GTGACATCGCTGGAAGATTTGCCATTGCGCGACGACCTGCGCGGCCAGCAGCCGTACGGTGCGCCGCAGCTGGACGTGCCGGTCCGGCTCAACACCAACGAAAACTCGACGCCACCGCCACCGGAGGTCGCCGCCGCGATCGTGTCGGCGGTGGCCGCCGAGGTCGGCGGCGTCAATCGTTATCCCGATCGCGACGCCGTCGCGCTGCGCGAGGAACTGGCATCGTACCTGGCAAAGCAGACCGGCGAGCCGCTGGTCGTCGAGCAATTGTGGGCTGCCAACGGATCCAACGAGATCCTGCAACAGCTGCTGCAGGCTTTCGGCGGCCCTGGACGAAAAGCGCTCGGTTTCACGCCGTCGTACTCGATGCACGAGCGGATCGCCGGCACGACGTGCACGCCGTGGATCGACGGACACCGCGCCGCTGATTTCACCGTCGACGCGGATTCCGCGGTGGCTCAGGTGAAATCCGTGCGGCCGGACATCGTCTTCCTGTGCTCGCCGAACAACCCGACCGGCACGGCGATCGAGTTGGACACCATCCGCGCGGTGCTGGAGGTCGCGCCGGGGATGGTCGTCGTCGATGAGGCGTACGGCGAGTTTGCTCGCAAGGGCACGAAAAGCGCGGTGACGCTGTTGCCTGATCACGGCCGGTTGGTGGTCACTCGCACGATGAGCAAGGCGTTCGCGTTCGCCGGCGGGCGGCTCGGTTATCTCGCCGCGGCGCCGGCGGTGGTCGACGCGTTGCAGCTCGTACGGTTGCCATATCACCTGTCCGCCCTGACACAGGCGGCCGCGCGCGCCGCGTTGCAGCACGCTGACGAGCTGCAGGCCGGCGTGGACAGCATCCGGCGCGAACGCGACCGGCTGGTCGAGGAGCTGACCGCGCGCGGCTGGCAGGTCGTGCCGTCCGACGCGAATTTCGTGCTGGTCGGCCGATTCGCGGACGGACCTGCGGTGTGGCAGCGTCTGCTCGACGCCGGCGTACTGATCCGGGACGTGGGGATGCCAGGCTGGCTGCGGGTCACTGCCGGCACGCCGGCCGAGTGCCAGGCCTTTCTGGACGCGTTCGACCAGGTCACCGGCCTCGAGGACCGGTCGCGGCGATGA
- the hisB gene encoding imidazoleglycerol-phosphate dehydratase HisB — translation MSRTARIERQTAESKVLIEIELDGRGITDVETGVGFYDHMLAQLGKHGLFDLTVHTVGDLHIDPHHTVEDTAIALGQAFAEALGDKSGISRFGHAAVPLDETLAQAVVDLSGRPFLVHNEPPVMDTAIINGVFSCTLVRHVWEAFAHNAKIALHIDVTRGRDPHHIAEAQFKAVARALRAACERDPRVRGVPSTKGVL, via the coding sequence ATGAGCCGCACCGCGCGGATAGAGCGGCAGACGGCCGAGTCCAAGGTGCTGATCGAGATCGAGCTCGACGGCCGCGGCATCACCGACGTCGAGACCGGTGTCGGTTTTTACGACCACATGCTCGCGCAGCTTGGGAAGCACGGCCTTTTCGACCTCACCGTGCACACCGTCGGCGACCTGCACATCGATCCGCATCACACCGTCGAGGACACCGCGATCGCGCTCGGCCAGGCGTTCGCCGAGGCGCTCGGCGACAAGTCCGGGATCAGCCGCTTCGGCCACGCGGCGGTGCCGCTGGACGAGACGTTGGCGCAGGCCGTGGTGGACCTGTCCGGCCGGCCTTTCCTCGTACACAACGAGCCGCCGGTCATGGACACCGCCATCATCAACGGTGTTTTCAGTTGCACGCTCGTACGCCACGTCTGGGAAGCCTTTGCGCACAACGCGAAAATCGCGTTGCACATCGACGTGACCCGTGGCCGCGACCCGCACCACATCGCCGAGGCACAGTTCAAAGCCGTCGCACGCGCTCTGCGCGCTGCCTGCGAACGCGACCCGCGCGTACGCGGGGTGCCGAGCACGAAAGGCGTATTGTGA
- the hisH gene encoding imidazole glycerol phosphate synthase subunit HisH — MSAPRVVIVDHGSGNLRSAERALARAGADVVVSTDISLADAADGTVVPGVGAFAACMEGIVACGADTMVRKRLASDQPVLGICVGMQVMFARGDEHGVRTDGIGALPGEIRRLKADRVPHMGWNTVKAPPSSKVFAGIGDERFYFVHSYAACDPSVLPSDAVVTLTHHGEDFVAAVEWGALVATQFHPEKSGDAGAELLAAWVRSLR, encoded by the coding sequence GTGAGCGCGCCTCGGGTGGTCATCGTCGATCACGGCTCCGGAAATCTCCGCTCGGCCGAACGCGCACTGGCTCGCGCCGGCGCGGATGTCGTTGTCAGCACTGACATTTCTCTCGCCGACGCGGCCGACGGCACCGTCGTACCAGGCGTCGGCGCCTTCGCCGCCTGCATGGAAGGCATCGTCGCCTGCGGCGCCGACACAATGGTCCGCAAACGCCTGGCCAGCGACCAACCGGTCCTCGGCATCTGCGTCGGAATGCAAGTCATGTTCGCACGCGGCGACGAACACGGCGTACGCACCGACGGAATCGGCGCGCTGCCAGGAGAAATCCGCCGCCTGAAGGCCGACCGCGTGCCGCACATGGGCTGGAACACCGTGAAAGCACCGCCATCGTCGAAAGTTTTCGCGGGGATCGGCGATGAGCGGTTTTATTTCGTCCATTCATACGCTGCTTGTGACCCGTCGGTTTTGCCTTCCGATGCTGTGGTTACATTGACTCATCACGGCGAGGATTTTGTGGCCGCTGTTGAATGGGGTGCTCTGGTGGCTACGCAGTTTCATCCGGAGAAATCGGGAGATGCGGGGGCCGAGTTGTTGGCCGCTTGGGTTCGTAGTCTTCGGTAG
- the priA gene encoding bifunctional 1-(5-phosphoribosyl)-5-((5-phosphoribosylamino)methylideneamino)imidazole-4-carboxamide isomerase/phosphoribosylanthranilate isomerase PriA, with product MTNHLTLLPAVDVTEGRAVQLVQGEAGSEKVYGDPVRAALRWQEDGAEWVHLVDLDAAFRRGHNRELLAEVVGRLDIQVEMSGGIRDDDSLEAALATGCRRVNIGTAALEDPQWCAKVIGDYGDRVAIGLDVRGDRLAARGWTREGGDLWEVLERLEADGCERYVVTDVLKDGMLRGPNLKLLTEVCDRTEKPVIASGGVSTVDDLVAIAGLVPHGVEGAIVGTALYEGNLTLPEALAAVR from the coding sequence ATGACGAACCACTTGACGCTTCTGCCGGCCGTCGATGTGACCGAGGGCCGGGCTGTCCAGCTTGTCCAGGGTGAGGCCGGCTCGGAGAAGGTCTACGGTGATCCGGTCCGTGCCGCGCTTCGGTGGCAGGAGGATGGCGCCGAGTGGGTGCATCTGGTCGATCTGGATGCGGCGTTCCGGCGTGGGCACAATCGTGAGTTGCTGGCCGAGGTGGTCGGCCGGCTGGACATCCAGGTTGAGATGTCCGGCGGCATCCGCGATGACGACTCGCTCGAGGCGGCGTTGGCGACCGGTTGCCGGCGGGTCAACATCGGGACGGCGGCGTTGGAGGATCCGCAGTGGTGCGCCAAGGTGATCGGTGACTACGGCGACCGCGTGGCGATCGGCCTGGACGTGCGCGGCGACAGGTTGGCGGCTCGTGGTTGGACGCGGGAAGGCGGCGACCTCTGGGAGGTGCTGGAGCGGCTGGAGGCCGACGGCTGCGAGCGATACGTCGTCACCGATGTTCTCAAGGATGGCATGCTGCGCGGCCCCAATCTCAAGCTGCTCACCGAGGTCTGCGACCGCACCGAAAAGCCGGTGATCGCCAGCGGCGGAGTGTCCACAGTGGACGATCTGGTGGCGATCGCCGGCCTGGTGCCGCACGGTGTGGAAGGCGCGATTGTCGGCACGGCCTTGTACGAAGGCAACCTCACCCTGCCGGAGGCATTGGCGGCGGTCCGATGA
- the hisF gene encoding imidazole glycerol phosphate synthase subunit HisF, with protein MSVAVRVIPCLDVDNGRVVKGVNFTRLRDAGDPVELARAYDAAGADELTFLDITASSAGRATTFDVVRRTAESVFIPLTVGGGVRTVDDVDALLRAGADKVGVNTAAIHRPELLGEISRRFGAQVLVLSVDARRVVDGPPTPSGYEVTTHGGRRGTGIDAVEWAARGQELGVGEILLNSMDADGTTAGFDLEMIRAVRAVVDVPLIASGGAGAVDDFVPAVESGADAVLAASVFHFGTVPIPAVKEALRGAGCSVR; from the coding sequence ATGAGCGTCGCCGTGCGCGTCATCCCGTGCCTGGACGTCGACAACGGCCGGGTGGTCAAAGGGGTCAACTTCACGCGGTTGCGCGATGCCGGCGACCCGGTGGAGTTGGCGCGAGCGTACGACGCGGCCGGCGCCGACGAGCTGACGTTTCTCGACATCACCGCGTCGTCGGCAGGCCGGGCGACCACTTTCGACGTGGTGCGGCGGACGGCGGAGTCTGTGTTCATTCCGCTGACCGTCGGCGGCGGCGTACGGACCGTGGACGACGTCGATGCGTTGCTGCGGGCCGGCGCGGACAAGGTCGGCGTCAACACGGCGGCGATCCACCGGCCGGAGCTGCTCGGCGAGATCTCCCGCCGGTTCGGCGCGCAGGTGTTGGTGTTGTCGGTCGACGCGCGTCGTGTGGTCGACGGTCCGCCGACGCCGAGCGGCTACGAGGTGACCACGCATGGCGGCCGGCGTGGCACCGGCATCGACGCGGTCGAGTGGGCCGCGCGTGGTCAGGAGCTCGGAGTGGGGGAGATCCTGCTCAACTCGATGGACGCGGATGGCACGACCGCCGGTTTCGACCTGGAGATGATCCGTGCCGTACGCGCTGTCGTCGACGTGCCGCTGATCGCCAGCGGTGGTGCCGGCGCGGTCGACGACTTCGTACCAGCTGTCGAGTCGGGGGCAGACGCGGTCCTCGCGGCGAGCGTCTTCCACTTCGGGACAGTGCCGATCCCGGCCGTCAAGGAAGCGCTCCGCGGAGCCGGTTGCTCGGTACGTTGA